The genomic region GCGATCGGTGGAAAAATGTAGAAAGCTTCGATCGCAGTGACGGAGATATTTTAGTCATTCCCTCCCTGAGTGTCGATCAGCGAGAGATTCAAAAAATTGAAGGCGTGCTGCATTACGAAGAACGCCTGTTGTTTTCGTTAATTCGCTTGCAAAATCCCCGCACGCGACTGATTTATATTACATCTCAGCCCCTACATCCCAGTGTCATCGATTATTACTTACAACTGTTACCAGGCATTCCCTTTTCTCACGCCCGCGATCGCTTATTACTTTTATCTACCTACGATTCTTCCTTCAAACCACTGACTCAAAAAATTTTAGAACGACCCCGCCTGATCGAGCGAATTAAGCAAGCACTGCGGCGGGATCAATCGTTTATGATTTGTTACAACACTTCCCCTTGGGAAAGGGAGTTATCTATCAAGTTAGAAATTCCCCTTTATGCTGCCGATCCCGATCTAACAATTTGGGGGACAAAAAGCGGTAGTCGGCAAATTTTCGCTGAGAGTGGCGTACCTCATCCCGATGGGTGTCACGGTCGCCTCGATAGTGTAGAGGATTTAGCCACAGCAACTGCTGAATTATGGGAACGCCAACCGCATCTCAAACGAATGGTTGTCAAATTAAATGAAGGAATTTCCGGTGAAGCAAATGCTCTTTTTGACCTAAAACCTTTACAGGAATTTGCCCCAGGAAAAATTTCTCATGGCGATCGCGTTGCTGCCATTAAAGATAGTCTGCCTTCTTTGCGATTTCAAGCTGCCTCAGAAAATTGGACAAATTATGCTAGCCGCGTTCCCGAATTAGGGGCAATTGTTGAGGCATTTGTTGAAGGAGAAGAGAAGCGATCGCCTAGCGTTCAAGGTCGAATTTTACCTGATGGCACGGTCGAAATTCTCTCTACTCACGACCAAATTTTAGGTGGTCCAGACGGACAAATTTATCTTGGCTGTCGGTTTCCCGCTGACGAAGCTTATCGAGTGCAGTTACAAGATTTGGGTTTAAAAATTGGCTGGACTTTAGCAAAAAAAGGTGCTTTAGAACGGTTTGGCATTGATTTCATGGCTGTACAGCAAGCTGATGGTAACTGGGATTTGCAAGCAATAGAAATCAACCTTCGTAAAGGTGGAACGACCCATCCTTTCATGACATTAAAGTTATTAACTAACGGGCGTTACGACCTTTCAACCGGACTGTTTTACAGTCAACAAGGACGAGCAAAGTATTATGTTGCTACCGACAATTTACATAAGAAACGCTATCGAGGTCTGTTACCAAACGATTTAATGGATATTATCGCTTCTCACCGCTTGCACTTCGACACGGGAACGGAAACGGGGACTGTTTTTCATTTGATGGGTTGTCTGTCAGAATTTGGCAAACTAGGCTTGACAAGTATCGGTGACTCCCCACAACAAGCAGAAGATATCTATCAAAAGGTGATCAAGGTCTTAGACGGAGAGACAAAATCTCATCATAACGCTGCTGCTACTACTACTGCCCAGCAGTTTGTTCCCTTCGGCTGGCGATTGGAAGGAGGTTGATCGGGGGATGGCGGGAAGTGTTTGCTTTTACCTCAAAGCTTCACATCTTTAAGATTTTACAAACTCTTGCTAGTTTCTAAAGCTTTGATAATATCTACATAGTCGAGCGGGCTAAAATAGCCAAGACTGACTAAGCTAGAAAAAAGCTTAAATTTTCCACTTCCATCTATGACAAACTTTCAGCCAGTCCAATCTCTCTCACCTACTAAATCGAGCGATCGCGTTGTCGATTACTTCACCAAGCAAGCTTACGCGATCGGTTATATGGCTGGATTTTTGGTTGCTTGTCTAGATGATTTTTGTAACTGGTTGGCGATGCTAATTTCAGAATAGTTATTGGCGATCGGTTACAGTTAATTTGGTTTTAGAAACAGGTTTTATATCTCTAATTTGAAGCAAATATATCAATTTCATCTGCTCCCTACTCTCTGCTCTCTGCTCCCTATACAAGACAACTCAATACAAAAATAGTTTTGAGCAGTTTCGCCTACCCAAGTATTGGGTAGGTTTCTTTATTTACATGCCCATAATTTCGTAACCAGCATCGACATATATCACTTGACCCGTGATACCGCTAGCTAAGTCGCTGCACAGGAAAGCTGCGGTGTTACCCACTTCAGTCTGCGTCACCGTGCGACGCAAGGGAGCAACTTGCTCGACATGATGAATCATATCTAAGATTCCACCTACTGCTGAAGAAGCTAGGGTACGAATTGGACCGGCGGAAATAGCATTCACCCTGATGTTTTGCGGTCCCATTTCAGATGCAAGATACCGCACGCTCATTTCTAAAGCTGCTTTAGCAATTCCCATCACGTTGTAGTTAGGAATTACTCGCACGCCGCCTAAATATGTAAGAGTGACAATACTACCCCCTGCTGTCATCAGGGGTTTAGCAGCTCCGCTCAATTGTAGTAAAGAGTAAGCACTAATATCTAGAGCTTTACCGTAACCCGAGCGCGAAGTACCGCTGATATCTCCGCTCAAGTCATCCTTGTTAGCAAAGGCAAGGCAATGGATTAGAATATCTAATTTCTCCCATTTTTCTGCGATCGCCTGAAAGGTAGATTGAATCTGCGCTTCATTCTGCACGTCACAGGGCAAAAACAGGCTGGGGTTCAGGGGAGCTACTAGATCGGCAACTTTTGTTTCCATCCTGCCGCGTTCGTCTGGTAAATAGGTGATCCCCAGATTTGCACCAGCTTTGTGTAACTGTTGGGCGATCCCCCAAGCAATGGAGCGGTTATTGGCTATGCCAGTTACAAGGGCATTTTTTCCAGTTAAATCTAGCATACAAACTGTGTCAGGCTACGTCAGGAAACACATTAGCAGCATACACCTATATCAGTGACCAGTGACCAGTGACCAGTGACCAGTGAAGAAAGGGTGTGGGGTGTGGGGTGTGGGGGTGGGGTGTAAAGATTTTAAATTTCTTTCTGGGCGACTCTCCCTCAGCTCCCGATCGCTCCCTCAGCAACCTTGCGCTCTCTTCTCTCCCTCACTCCTCGCTCCACTCTCCGAGAAGCCGCTGTCGCGTCTACGCTCCTCACCCCTCACTCCTCACTCCTCGCTCCTCACCCCTCACTTTTTCATAACTCACAATTTTTCAAATCAATTAGCTAGAATTTAAGTAAAATGCCTTATTCTCGCTTAAGATATACTGGCAAGTAGTTTTTATGCTAAGTAATTGAGATTTGAGGATACAATACTTTGCCATTTTTGCTTTGGAATCGAGTTCTTTGCGGTCTATTCAAGTTTTTGTAGCTTTGAATACAAACAAACTGGAAGATTCTGATTTAGATGCATAAAGAGCAGATCTTCTGGATTTTGACTCGATCTGTTTAATGATGATGTTATCTGGTGTAGTCTTTACGGACATCTGGTTGGGCAAGGAATATGGTCGTGACGCAAGATAGACCGCTAGCACAGGTATTTCGGCAGGTAGGAGCTGGTTCGTTTCCACCAGTCGTAGAAGTCTTTGAACGGGGCAAAACAATATTTTTTCCTGGCGATCCGGCAGAACGGGTCTATTTCTTACTCAAAGGCGCGGTGAAGTTGTCTAGAGTATATGAAGCAGGAGAAGAGATCACCGTTGCACTATTGCGAGAAAATAGCGTATTCGGCGTGCTGTCGCTGCTGACAGGCAATCGAAGCGATCGCTTTTATCATGCAGTAGCTTTTACGCCAGTGGAGTTACTATCAGCACCAATCGAGCAAGTCGAGCAAGCGCTGAAAGAAAATCCCGATCTGTCAATGTTAATGCTGCGGGGCTTATCTTCGCGGATCTTGCAAACGGAAATGATGATTGAAACCCTGGCTCACCGCGATATGGGTTCGCGCTTAGTCAGTTTCTTGTTAATTCTCTGCCGCGATTTCGGTCTTCCCAGTCCAGATGGGATCACGGTCGATCTCAAGCTTTCTCATCAGGCGATCGCAGAAGCTATTGGTTCCACCCGCGTGACCGTCACCCGCTTGCTAGGAGACTTGCGCGATAAAAACATGATCTCCATTCACAAAAAGAAAATCACCGTTCACAACCCCGTCATATTGAGTCAGCAGTTTACTTAGAAGGCAGAAGGCTCCAGGGTAGGAGGCAGAAGGAAGGAGAAAGGAGGTGAGTTTTGACTTTTAACTTCTAACCTTTGACTTCTCTTGCCCTACTCCCTACTCCCTACTCCCTACTCCCTACTCCCTCATTATTAGGGTAGGCTGTATCTGGATGATGTAAATCGCAGCAAGAAATGTCCACCGGATTCATCTGGATTGCAGCAATTATTATTTTGGGGGGTGTAATCGCGACGGTGGGCGATCGCATCGGCACGAAAGTAGGCAAAGCGCGGCTGAGTTTGTTTAAACTGCGTCCCCGCAACACAGCTACTTTGATTACCATCTTGACTGGGATGGTGATTTCTTTTTCCACTTTGGGGGTTTTGCTAGCTTTTGATAAGAGGTTGCGAGACGGGATCTTTGAAATTGGTAGGGTACAACGACTGCTGGAATTAAGGCGACAAGATTTAACCGAAACTCGCCAGCAATTAGAAACAACTACCAAAGCCAAAACTCAAGTCGAGCAAGAACTGACTCAAGCCAGGGAAGAACAGAAAGCTCAGCAGATAGAAGCTCAAAGACAGCAAGCAGCAGCCCAAAAGCGCTTAAAAGAAATTAATCAATCTTTACGGGCAGCCTTAACTAAACAAATACAAACCCAAGCTCAACTCAACCGCACTCGCGGTCAGCTCGAACGAGTTTCTGCCCAATATCGGCAAGCGCAAGCGCAGCTTAACACGGTGACTGGGCAAGCACGCAGGCTGCGGCAAGAAATTCAACAGAACCAGAAAGAATTACAAGCATTAGTTGCCCAACGAAACCAACTTAAAACAAGAATTAGCCAGCAAGACCGAGAAATTGCCAAATTAGACGCAGAAATTCAGCGGCGAGACCGAAGTATTGCCCAAAGAGAAGCTTTACTGAAAGATTTGGAAAAAGAAGCAATTGCTTTAGCAAGGAACTTACAACTGCTGCGTCAGGGGAATCTTGCATTAGTTAGGGGTCAAGTACTAGCGGCGCGGGTAGTGCGCATCGTTCGTCCTTCAGCCGCTCGTCAAGCTATCGAAGAAATTTTGCGCGAAGCTAACCGTAATGCGATGAATCAAACTCAACCTGGAGTAGAAAAAATTTCCCAAAGGGTTGTCAAAATTTCCGAAAAACAAGTCGAACAGCTGATCGAGCAAATTGATGATGGACGAGATTATTTCGTCCGCATTCTCGCTGCAAACAATTATGTGGTCGGGGAAAGTTCGGTGCAAGTTTTTGCTGATGTGGCGCTGAATCAACAAGTCTTTAAACCTGGAGAAGTATTATCTAGGATCGAAGCGAACCCAGCAGTAATGACAACTAGAGAAGTGAGACAGCGGATAGATTTGTTGTTAGAAGCTGCTAAATTTAGCGCTCAACGTGCCGGAGTGTTGGATGAGAATCTCCTGATTGCCGACAATCGTATCCAAACCCTAATTCGCTTTTTCGAGCAACTCCAGAGCTACGATCGCCCATTAGAATTGAAAGCGATCGCCGCGCAAAATATTTATACTGCTGGACCTATAGCTGTGGAGCTACTGGCAATCCAAAACGGACAGGTGATCTTCAGTACCCAACAGAGTGTACCGCAGCCAACTGAGCAGGGGGCAGAGAGCAGGGAGCAGGGAGCAGAGGAGCAGAGGAGCAGGGAGCAGGGAGCAGAGGAGCAGAGGAGCAGGAAGCAGGGAGCAGAGAGTGGGGAGTAGCGATTGAGATGGACTCAACTACGATATTGGGCTTCGATCCTGGTCGAGATAAATGCGGTGTAGCAGTGATGGGACTGGATGGCACTTTGTCCTACCATCAAGTTGTATCAGCAGCAGAAGCGATTGCCACTATTCAAGCCTTGCGCCAAAAATACCGCATCTCCCTTTTAGTTATGGGAGATCGAACCACATCCAAACAGTGGCAGCAAAAAATTAGTCAAGCGCAACTAGAACCGCTAACAATAGTCATGGTAGACGAACGCAACACGACTTTAGAAGCACGCGATCGCTACTGGCAGATGTATCCTCCAACTGGTCTTGCACGCCTCATCCCGCAGGGAATGCGTCAACCCCCACGGGCGATCGACGATATTGTAGCAATATTGCTCATTGAAAGATATTTAAGCAAAGAAAGTGAGTCGTGAGTCGTGGCTGGTGGCTAGCCACTCACAAATGACCAACGACCAATGACGATTAAATCTCTGCTCGAATCTTAAATGCGTAATCTCCGCCTGGTTCTAGCTGATAATCCCGTTGCTCTAAAAAGCGACCAAGAGGTTCTTGGATCAATGCCCGTCCTTGCGAAGGTTTAACAGATAACTCGCCTCGGTGAAATCGCCACTGGAATTGCCACTCAAAATTACCAGCGCACACTTCTCCCTCTAGCAAACCGTGCTGCCAAGATTGTCGTGTAATCCGAACGTGGGCAACAGTTTCTGGTAATCGTTTACGACTCACAATGATACTACCGTTATGAAATGCTTTCCGAATGACTTACTTCCCACAATACCAAAACCAACTTATAGGATCGAAGAGGCGAAAGCGATCTTTCTAACGAAAGAAAGTGAGTCTTGAGTGGTTAGTGGCTAGTGGCTGGTGGCTAGATTCCTAGTTTTCGTCTTCACTAGTCACTAGTCACTAGTCACTGAAAACTGAGATTATTTCCATCTATGCATGAGCCTTTAGAAGAGACGGAATTAGCCGATGAATTAGATCGGGCAATTTGGGGCTTTGATGATATTCAGGCAGAAATTAACTACAAACAGGCAAAAGATACTCTTCATAACTTAGTCACTCGTCTCGATCTCAAACCACAAGAACGAGAGGGATTAGAATCAGAGATCGCCCAGTTAGAGGCGATGCTGGAAAATCTGGAGCAGAGGGTGGTGCAAATTGCTGTCTTCGGTATGGTAGGTAGGGGAAAATCATCTCTACTTAATGCTTTGTTAGGGCAGCAAGTCTTTGAAACGGGTCCATTGCATGGCGTGACTCGCAGCACTCAAACAGCACAGTGGGAAGTTACAGAAGAAACGATTGGTACGGGCGATCGCTACGTTAAATTTACCTTGCCTAGTAGCGGTGATTCTCAAGTAGAGTTGATTGACACCCCCGGCTTAGATGAGGTTGATGGAGAAACTCGCGCCGCTCTCGCCGCGCAAATTGCCAATCGTGCCGATCTGATTTTATTTGCGATCGCCGGAGATATGACGCAAGTAGAACACAAGGCTCTTTCCCAACTGCGAGACGTTGGCAAGCCGCTCCTGTTGGTATTTAATAAAATCGACCAATATCCCCAAGCCGACCGGATAGCGATCTATCAAAAAATTCGCGACGAACGAGTCAAAGAATTACTCTCTCCCGATGAAATTGTCATGG from Chroococcidiopsis sp. SAG 2025 harbors:
- a CDS encoding peptide ligase PGM1-related protein; amino-acid sequence: MQILDRHLSTQVETFRQLQMQLRDRWKNVESFDRSDGDILVIPSLSVDQREIQKIEGVLHYEERLLFSLIRLQNPRTRLIYITSQPLHPSVIDYYLQLLPGIPFSHARDRLLLLSTYDSSFKPLTQKILERPRLIERIKQALRRDQSFMICYNTSPWERELSIKLEIPLYAADPDLTIWGTKSGSRQIFAESGVPHPDGCHGRLDSVEDLATATAELWERQPHLKRMVVKLNEGISGEANALFDLKPLQEFAPGKISHGDRVAAIKDSLPSLRFQAASENWTNYASRVPELGAIVEAFVEGEEKRSPSVQGRILPDGTVEILSTHDQILGGPDGQIYLGCRFPADEAYRVQLQDLGLKIGWTLAKKGALERFGIDFMAVQQADGNWDLQAIEINLRKGGTTHPFMTLKLLTNGRYDLSTGLFYSQQGRAKYYVATDNLHKKRYRGLLPNDLMDIIASHRLHFDTGTETGTVFHLMGCLSEFGKLGLTSIGDSPQQAEDIYQKVIKVLDGETKSHHNAAATTTAQQFVPFGWRLEGG
- the ntcA gene encoding global nitrogen regulator NtcA; amino-acid sequence: MVVTQDRPLAQVFRQVGAGSFPPVVEVFERGKTIFFPGDPAERVYFLLKGAVKLSRVYEAGEEITVALLRENSVFGVLSLLTGNRSDRFYHAVAFTPVELLSAPIEQVEQALKENPDLSMLMLRGLSSRILQTEMMIETLAHRDMGSRLVSFLLILCRDFGLPSPDGITVDLKLSHQAIAEAIGSTRVTVTRLLGDLRDKNMISIHKKKITVHNPVILSQQFT
- the fabI gene encoding enoyl-ACP reductase FabI, yielding MLDLTGKNALVTGIANNRSIAWGIAQQLHKAGANLGITYLPDERGRMETKVADLVAPLNPSLFLPCDVQNEAQIQSTFQAIAEKWEKLDILIHCLAFANKDDLSGDISGTSRSGYGKALDISAYSLLQLSGAAKPLMTAGGSIVTLTYLGGVRVIPNYNVMGIAKAALEMSVRYLASEMGPQNIRVNAISAGPIRTLASSAVGGILDMIHHVEQVAPLRRTVTQTEVGNTAAFLCSDLASGITGQVIYVDAGYEIMGM
- a CDS encoding pre-16S rRNA-processing nuclease YqgF, which translates into the protein MDSTTILGFDPGRDKCGVAVMGLDGTLSYHQVVSAAEAIATIQALRQKYRISLLVMGDRTTSKQWQQKISQAQLEPLTIVMVDERNTTLEARDRYWQMYPPTGLARLIPQGMRQPPRAIDDIVAILLIERYLSKESES
- a CDS encoding DUF3084 domain-containing protein, with protein sequence MSTGFIWIAAIIILGGVIATVGDRIGTKVGKARLSLFKLRPRNTATLITILTGMVISFSTLGVLLAFDKRLRDGIFEIGRVQRLLELRRQDLTETRQQLETTTKAKTQVEQELTQAREEQKAQQIEAQRQQAAAQKRLKEINQSLRAALTKQIQTQAQLNRTRGQLERVSAQYRQAQAQLNTVTGQARRLRQEIQQNQKELQALVAQRNQLKTRISQQDREIAKLDAEIQRRDRSIAQREALLKDLEKEAIALARNLQLLRQGNLALVRGQVLAARVVRIVRPSAARQAIEEILREANRNAMNQTQPGVEKISQRVVKISEKQVEQLIEQIDDGRDYFVRILAANNYVVGESSVQVFADVALNQQVFKPGEVLSRIEANPAVMTTREVRQRIDLLLEAAKFSAQRAGVLDENLLIADNRIQTLIRFFEQLQSYDRPLELKAIAAQNIYTAGPIAVELLAIQNGQVIFSTQQSVPQPTEQGAESREQGAEEQRSREQGAEEQRSRKQGAESGE
- a CDS encoding DUF3146 family protein, which codes for MSRKRLPETVAHVRITRQSWQHGLLEGEVCAGNFEWQFQWRFHRGELSVKPSQGRALIQEPLGRFLEQRDYQLEPGGDYAFKIRAEI